A stretch of the Fibrobacter sp. UBA4297 genome encodes the following:
- a CDS encoding DUF1016 N-terminal domain-containing protein, producing MVVAELDKVNFNQSNRGMPTIFAGIPWGHHVAIITKCKSAKEALFYIEKTIEQGMSRAALMNGIKADLYSHQGKIVHKKYTQQNGSSRKK from the coding sequence ATGGTTGTTGCAGAATTAGACAAAGTTAATTTTAATCAATCTAACAGAGGCATGCCCACGATTTTTGCCGGAATTCCTTGGGGACACCACGTTGCAATTATCACCAAATGCAAGTCTGCAAAAGAAGCTTTATTTTACATTGAAAAGACTATAGAACAGGGAATGAGCCGAGCCGCTTTAATGAACGGCATCAAAGCCGATCTTTACAGCCACCAAGGCAAAATTGTCCATAAGAAGTACACTCAACAAAACGGCTCATCCAGAAAAAAGTGA
- a CDS encoding TonB-dependent receptor domain-containing protein, whose protein sequence is MGWFGNYLVRATRAPTIEELYNQGPHLAAHTYEHGNHKLNAESGYGAELEFRDYGEIFNWRASVHSTWFLNYLAPRATGDTNWSQLLPIYQVSGDNALLMGASASVETITDLGFYAQAGVSHVCGFYQNENWSDMPQIPPFKMHGEIAYLWTHVRTGISTEFALAQNRLDRYEQRTPGYITFSALLEFHWALTLANYSIILRGDNLFNADVRNHLSRLKSVMPDKGRNISFLAKAEF, encoded by the coding sequence ATGGGATGGTTTGGAAATTACCTTGTCCGCGCCACGCGCGCCCCGACCATCGAAGAACTCTACAACCAAGGTCCGCATCTTGCCGCACACACCTACGAACACGGGAACCACAAACTCAATGCCGAAAGCGGTTACGGTGCCGAGCTTGAATTCCGTGATTACGGGGAAATATTCAATTGGCGTGCGTCCGTTCACAGCACATGGTTCTTGAATTACCTCGCTCCACGCGCTACTGGCGACACCAACTGGTCCCAACTTTTGCCAATCTACCAAGTCAGCGGTGACAACGCACTCCTCATGGGAGCAAGCGCTTCCGTAGAAACCATCACAGATTTGGGATTTTACGCCCAAGCGGGAGTAAGTCACGTCTGCGGATTCTATCAAAACGAAAACTGGAGCGACATGCCGCAAATTCCACCATTCAAAATGCACGGCGAAATAGCCTATCTCTGGACTCACGTTCGCACAGGAATCAGCACAGAATTTGCGCTCGCGCAAAACCGCCTAGACCGCTACGAACAACGCACCCCCGGCTACATCACGTTCAGTGCCCTTCTAGAATTCCATTGGGCGCTTACGCTCGCTAATTACAGCATCATCCTCCGTGGCGATAACTTGTTCAATGCCGATGTTCGCAACCATCTTTCGCGCCTCAAATCCGTCATGCCCGATAAAGGCAGAAACATAAGTTTCCTCGCCAAAGCGGAGTTCTAA
- a CDS encoding metal ABC transporter substrate-binding protein: MKKLSFRSLACTFFATVTLAAIFSAFTACNPSAESKTPKANKLSIVTTIYPEFAWTKEILGNLADSNNLSLLIKNGVDLHSYKPSAQDIAKIASADMVVYVGGESDEWIEDALKATPKKGRTEISLMKVLGSRVKPEEIVEGMQGETKDERRETREDAKEDHEHAETHESDEHAEDHDHHHHDGEVENDEHVWLSLKNAEILVKKIAEGLAKIDSVHASSYEQNATAYVAKIKELDSEYSTAIEKAARKTVLFGDRFPFRYLVDDYGIKYYAAFVGCSAESEASFETIAFLAGKMDSDSLPAIFTIEKGNKKIASAVLTTSKSSKNAAILTLNSMQSVTEQQIAEGIDYLTIMRSNLDVLKKALN, from the coding sequence ATGAAAAAGCTTTCATTTCGTTCTTTGGCATGCACATTTTTCGCCACGGTAACATTAGCAGCAATATTCTCTGCATTCACAGCATGCAACCCTTCCGCAGAAAGCAAGACGCCAAAGGCGAACAAGCTTTCCATCGTAACAACAATTTATCCAGAATTCGCCTGGACAAAAGAAATTCTTGGGAATCTTGCCGATTCCAACAACCTCTCACTCCTCATCAAGAACGGCGTAGATTTGCACAGCTACAAGCCATCGGCACAGGATATCGCAAAGATTGCTAGTGCCGACATGGTTGTTTACGTGGGCGGAGAATCCGACGAATGGATTGAAGACGCTCTCAAGGCAACTCCCAAAAAAGGCCGCACCGAAATAAGCCTAATGAAAGTCCTCGGTAGCCGCGTCAAGCCTGAAGAAATTGTTGAAGGCATGCAAGGAGAGACGAAAGACGAAAGACGAGAGACGAGAGAAGACGCAAAAGAGGACCACGAACATGCAGAAACGCATGAATCAGACGAGCATGCCGAAGATCACGACCACCACCATCACGATGGAGAAGTTGAAAACGATGAGCACGTTTGGCTCTCGCTAAAGAATGCAGAAATCCTCGTGAAGAAAATCGCCGAAGGACTCGCAAAAATAGATTCCGTACACGCCTCTAGTTATGAACAAAACGCAACCGCCTACGTCGCAAAAATCAAGGAACTCGACAGTGAATACAGCACTGCAATCGAAAAAGCCGCACGCAAGACCGTTCTTTTCGGCGATCGATTTCCTTTTCGCTATCTGGTGGACGATTATGGTATTAAGTATTATGCCGCGTTTGTTGGCTGTTCCGCCGAAAGCGAGGCAAGTTTCGAGACTATCGCTTTTCTCGCAGGAAAAATGGACTCCGATTCGCTCCCTGCAATTTTCACCATCGAAAAAGGAAACAAAAAAATAGCAAGCGCCGTACTTACAACAAGCAAAAGCTCCAAAAACGCCGCTATTCTTACGTTGAATTCGATGCAATCTGTGACAGAACAGCAAATTGCAGAAGGTATCGACTACTTAACGATAATGCGTTCCAACCTGGACGTTTTGAAAAAAGCTCTCAACTAA
- a CDS encoding Hsp20/alpha crystallin family protein, producing MMNTQILPNAFYGIQNFIDSLNAANAKCEGTYTPKADYYETEGGFALEVELPGVKKEDMDIQVEKNILTVKATRARKDEKFTYERSFRLADDIDTENIKVSLENGILKFDLTKKAQAAARKITIA from the coding sequence ATGATGAACACACAGATTCTTCCGAACGCTTTCTATGGTATCCAGAATTTCATTGACAGCTTGAACGCCGCAAACGCAAAGTGCGAAGGCACCTACACGCCAAAGGCCGACTACTACGAAACCGAAGGCGGCTTTGCTCTTGAAGTCGAACTTCCGGGCGTCAAGAAAGAAGACATGGACATCCAGGTCGAAAAGAATATCTTGACCGTCAAGGCGACCCGCGCACGCAAGGACGAAAAGTTCACTTACGAACGTAGCTTCCGCTTGGCAGACGATATCGATACCGAAAACATTAAAGTCTCCTTGGAAAACGGTATCCTGAAATTCGACCTTACCAAGAAAGCTCAGGCTGCAGCCCGCAAAATTACCATTGCCTAA
- a CDS encoding AAA family ATPase, producing MHYYFYSDKKEPLVKHIKLENFMGFQYWEHDFYPLTVLAGDNTSGKTTVLNGIQVALGAILQCIDELPANKHFRRQIQEDERYSPFDSFAKGYKPSQGVTRVSVDSSFDDGHLSWYRELVGSTTSNSRASVGRLQELVHTVMQQRKLEENFKTNYTKESILPLVLSFGTNRLASQVRTTRATKERMTRLERAYKAALMDRVDFVGAYNWFVEAGKNILEEKEFKGTREAFVNALVTAIPSIYDVDINWAYGEIEAFIETDNRYIERHRFSQMSDGFKAMMNVVSEIAHRCIELNGFLGENAILETPGIVLIDEIDIYLHPKWQRHVLADLRKAFPNIQFIVTTHSPFIIQSVSQQELISLDEYANVDGSPQKESLEEIAIRRMGMDKETIRSAKFNEMIEKAENFYQLIKNGKDVEKDEELKKLEEEFSDDPAYIALLKAERKST from the coding sequence ATGCACTACTACTTCTATAGCGATAAAAAGGAACCTTTGGTAAAACACATAAAACTCGAAAACTTTATGGGTTTTCAGTATTGGGAGCATGATTTTTATCCCTTAACTGTCCTTGCAGGAGATAATACCAGTGGCAAGACTACGGTCTTAAATGGTATTCAAGTTGCTTTAGGTGCCATTTTACAATGTATTGATGAATTACCTGCAAATAAACATTTTAGAAGGCAAATACAAGAAGATGAACGCTATAGTCCTTTTGACTCCTTTGCAAAGGGATATAAACCGAGTCAAGGAGTGACTCGAGTTTCTGTTGATTCTTCCTTTGATGATGGTCATTTGTCTTGGTATCGTGAACTAGTTGGATCAACTACTTCCAATAGTAGAGCGAGTGTGGGACGATTGCAGGAATTGGTTCATACAGTAATGCAGCAACGTAAATTGGAAGAAAATTTCAAAACGAATTATACAAAAGAATCAATATTACCGTTGGTATTATCTTTTGGAACAAATAGACTTGCTTCTCAAGTTCGCACGACAAGGGCAACAAAAGAAAGAATGACCCGACTTGAACGCGCGTATAAAGCTGCTTTAATGGATAGAGTTGATTTTGTTGGTGCGTATAATTGGTTTGTCGAAGCTGGAAAGAACATTTTAGAAGAAAAAGAATTTAAAGGAACGCGAGAGGCTTTCGTTAATGCCCTGGTAACTGCGATACCTTCCATTTATGACGTTGATATAAATTGGGCTTATGGTGAAATTGAAGCTTTTATTGAAACTGATAATCGATATATAGAACGCCATCGTTTTTCTCAAATGAGTGATGGTTTTAAAGCGATGATGAATGTCGTGTCGGAAATTGCACATAGATGTATTGAGTTGAATGGTTTTCTTGGTGAAAACGCAATATTGGAAACTCCAGGAATTGTATTGATAGATGAAATTGATATTTATTTGCATCCTAAATGGCAACGACATGTATTGGCCGATTTACGAAAAGCGTTTCCAAATATTCAATTTATTGTGACAACGCACTCTCCATTTATAATTCAAAGTGTATCTCAGCAAGAATTGATCTCTTTGGATGAATATGCCAATGTTGATGGAAGTCCACAAAAAGAAAGTCTTGAAGAAATTGCAATACGCCGTATGGGAATGGATAAGGAAACAATAAGAAGTGCGAAGTTTAATGAAATGATAGAAAAGGCTGAAAATTTTTATCAGCTCATAAAAAATGGAAAAGATGTTGAAAAGGATGAAGAACTGAAAAAACTTGAAGAAGAATTTTCAGATGATCCTGCATATATAGCATTGCTAAAAGCAGAAAGGAAATCTACGTGA
- a CDS encoding metal ABC transporter permease encodes MFDKLFFYLDFPFVRYAIIVGTLISLCSSLLGVTLVLKRYSYIGDGLSHVAFGALAIASVLKVSNNMFIILPVTIVVAILLLCRSKDTRVKGDAAIAMVSAGALAIGYLLMNIFSTSGNVAGDVCTTLFGSMSILTLTATDVYLCIILSTTVLITFILFYHKIFAITFDENFARATGVNVNFFNLLIAIIIAVIIVLAMNLVGALLVSALVVFPALSAMRVFKSFFSVTIAAASISVICSLIGILTAILAGTPAGSTIVAMDISAFIVCYTINAICNRRI; translated from the coding sequence ATGTTCGATAAACTATTCTTCTATCTAGATTTCCCTTTTGTTCGTTACGCCATCATCGTAGGGACGCTCATTTCGCTTTGTTCATCTCTGCTGGGAGTCACACTTGTACTTAAACGATATTCCTACATTGGCGACGGACTTTCTCATGTTGCTTTCGGCGCACTCGCTATCGCATCTGTTCTAAAAGTCTCAAACAACATGTTCATCATTTTGCCCGTCACCATCGTGGTTGCCATTTTGCTCCTCTGTAGGAGCAAGGATACCCGCGTCAAGGGCGATGCCGCTATCGCAATGGTTTCTGCAGGGGCACTCGCTATCGGTTATTTGCTGATGAACATTTTTTCAACATCTGGAAATGTCGCAGGAGATGTCTGCACAACGCTTTTCGGCTCTATGTCAATTTTAACGCTAACTGCCACGGATGTTTATCTATGCATAATACTTTCCACAACTGTTCTCATTACCTTTATTTTATTCTACCACAAGATTTTCGCAATCACATTTGACGAGAATTTTGCGCGGGCAACAGGCGTAAACGTTAACTTTTTCAACCTGCTCATAGCAATAATCATCGCCGTCATTATCGTGCTTGCCATGAACCTTGTCGGAGCACTCCTCGTTTCAGCACTTGTTGTATTCCCGGCGCTTTCTGCCATGCGGGTTTTCAAGAGTTTCTTTTCCGTCACAATCGCAGCGGCGAGCATTTCGGTCATCTGTTCACTTATCGGGATACTCACAGCTATTTTAGCAGGCACCCCTGCTGGCTCCACCATCGTCGCGATGGATATTAGCGCGTTCATTGTTTGCTATACGATAAACGCCATCTGTAATAGAAGAATATAA
- a CDS encoding metal ABC transporter ATP-binding protein, translating into MILLNCHNLTLGYGSKNILNSFNYEINSGDYLCIVGRNGCGKTTLLRGLAGILRPKSGKIELCDNLKRKEIGYLPQITIAQKDFPASVEEIVLSAFQGKSLLLPFYEKALRERASEYLALTHTENLRKASFRELSGGQKQRVLLARALCAAERLLLLDEPVTGLDPDSTKNMYDIIRELHEQKRMTIVMVTHDVEAARNNSTRILNFNEIAQ; encoded by the coding sequence ATGATTTTGCTCAATTGTCACAATTTAACGCTCGGTTACGGAAGCAAAAATATTCTCAACAGTTTTAACTACGAAATCAACTCTGGAGACTATCTTTGCATTGTCGGTAGAAATGGCTGCGGAAAGACGACACTTTTGCGCGGGCTTGCAGGCATTTTACGCCCCAAATCTGGAAAAATCGAACTTTGTGACAATTTAAAGCGTAAAGAAATCGGCTACCTGCCTCAAATAACAATTGCACAAAAAGACTTTCCCGCCTCCGTCGAGGAAATCGTATTGTCGGCGTTCCAAGGCAAAAGCTTGCTATTGCCATTTTACGAGAAGGCTCTACGAGAACGAGCTAGCGAGTATTTGGCGCTAACACATACAGAAAATCTGCGAAAAGCAAGTTTCCGTGAGCTTTCTGGCGGTCAAAAGCAGCGCGTACTTTTAGCACGGGCGCTTTGCGCCGCCGAACGCCTTTTACTTTTAGACGAGCCCGTCACAGGTCTTGATCCAGATTCAACAAAGAACATGTACGACATCATCCGCGAACTCCATGAACAAAAGAGAATGACCATCGTGATGGTTACGCACGATGTCGAAGCCGCCCGCAACAACTCCACCCGAATATTGAATTTCAACGAAATAGCACAATAA
- a CDS encoding GTP pyrophosphokinase has translation MSEDSVEKYGLNPAETMILENYRDKLPVFEKMRDFVCDLLKKKVAENNIYVTAVEARIKAEASLAEKLERKNGKYKSLTDLTDILGARVIAFYNDDVDKIAALVESLFKIDWKNSVDKRKMHELDSFGYNSLHFICTIPKALFEDPECPELNEIRFEIQMRTALQHVWATLDHDTGYKSGFEIPHEYLRNLNRLAGMLELVDEQFCKIRTEINNYRFHVQSLVHSGRFDEVALNGDSFTNYLKLRPFDKLNQRIAAINQAEIHESSMMPFLKALKFLRFETLADVDKLIKEDSDDAYHLAAFQLANTDLDIINSSLGVISLLVVYILKKGGGVAGIRTVLDDLYGESASHEAWANRLYKNALKLSFMNR, from the coding sequence ATGAGCGAAGACTCTGTTGAAAAATATGGGTTGAATCCTGCTGAAACGATGATTCTTGAAAATTATCGCGATAAGCTCCCTGTTTTTGAAAAAATGAGGGATTTTGTCTGCGATTTGCTCAAGAAAAAAGTGGCAGAGAATAACATTTATGTGACTGCCGTTGAAGCGCGAATCAAGGCCGAAGCGAGCCTTGCCGAAAAGCTTGAACGTAAAAATGGCAAGTACAAATCTCTGACTGATTTGACGGACATTTTGGGCGCTCGCGTGATTGCGTTCTACAATGACGATGTGGATAAAATTGCTGCACTTGTTGAAAGCTTGTTCAAAATCGACTGGAAGAATAGCGTTGACAAGCGCAAAATGCACGAGCTCGATAGCTTTGGCTATAACTCGTTGCATTTTATATGTACCATTCCGAAAGCATTGTTCGAAGATCCGGAGTGCCCTGAACTTAATGAAATTCGTTTTGAAATCCAGATGCGTACGGCTTTGCAACATGTGTGGGCAACGCTGGACCACGATACGGGTTACAAGTCGGGCTTTGAAATTCCGCATGAATACTTGCGCAATTTGAATCGCCTTGCGGGCATGCTTGAACTTGTCGATGAACAGTTCTGCAAAATTCGAACGGAAATCAATAATTACAGATTTCATGTGCAGTCACTTGTACATTCAGGGCGCTTTGATGAGGTGGCGCTGAACGGCGACTCGTTTACGAATTACCTGAAATTGCGACCGTTTGATAAGTTGAACCAGCGCATTGCCGCAATCAACCAGGCGGAAATTCACGAGTCGTCGATGATGCCTTTTTTGAAGGCGCTGAAGTTCTTACGCTTTGAAACGCTTGCAGATGTAGATAAACTCATCAAGGAGGATTCCGATGATGCGTACCATTTGGCAGCGTTTCAGCTTGCAAATACGGACTTGGACATTATCAATTCGTCGCTGGGTGTGATTAGCCTGCTTGTGGTGTACATCTTGAAAAAAGGTGGCGGTGTGGCGGGAATCCGGACGGTTCTGGATGACCTTTATGGCGAATCTGCAAGCCACGAAGCTTGGGCAAATCGACTCTACAAGAATGCGCTGAAACTCTCGTTCATGAATCGGTAA
- a CDS encoding Fur family transcriptional regulator, producing the protein MEYKTQTRQMIMDLIAKNPDRIFRASEIARALPNISPSTIYRNLSRLEKSNIVQIVGAEVNNELQYRYTGPGRCESKMHLVCKDCGKFFHLEGPALRLLKHSISRLNGFILDQQQSVLLGHCAACSRQAR; encoded by the coding sequence GTGGAATACAAGACGCAAACGCGACAAATGATCATGGATCTTATCGCCAAGAATCCCGATAGGATTTTCAGGGCTTCCGAGATTGCGCGCGCCTTGCCAAACATTTCGCCAAGCACCATCTACCGCAATCTTTCTCGTCTCGAAAAATCGAACATAGTGCAAATTGTGGGCGCAGAGGTGAACAACGAGCTCCAATATCGCTATACAGGACCCGGTCGCTGTGAATCAAAGATGCATCTCGTCTGCAAAGATTGCGGCAAATTTTTCCATTTAGAAGGCCCCGCGCTTCGACTTCTCAAGCATTCCATTTCACGTTTAAACGGTTTCATTCTTGACCAGCAGCAATCGGTTTTGCTCGGTCATTGCGCGGCATGCAGCAGGCAAGCTAGATAG
- a CDS encoding GTP-binding protein → MKQPIRNIAILAHVDAGKTTLSERILFAAGEIHRPGRVEDGLATMDYMPEEKERGITIESGVAHFEWKNTWFNFIDTPGHVDFGAEVDMALTAVEGAVLVVSAASGVETQTLASFRKLRESRVRTILFVNKLDNPDYSLDETLINIEETLGVRPVLMSVPQFKNGKMCAMLDVLSQSRLVHSESGAEVLDDGWESDAGAAEERALLKKYYDEAVEFASNFDDEILSLALDNKPVPPKMLLRGLKALAASDEYVICYAGSALEGFGIRSLVTALSFFLPEVPTFGENELGQVVRLRHFRGVGEISLFRSHVDLLRRDWPAGFEFSRLKANMLLPVDEIRSGDIYAMVSPFETELGQVIYLDGCGMCGESAGRDAAGTSLRAEGKAISNAVGSAAPNGNAAPSISENYLPLLQTRVECVRTDDYAHVERCLSVLARMDPSFRVQKDDGGFWYLHTVGEVQLDVLLARLKREFGCEVRAGSPEVRWQERLCRAVGPAENTFQIGPHKMSISISASPLEGDAHDIRLSAEFMEKAPLEILAGVRSALLESTEVGVLGKGPLVGVRFEVHRFDWTEGALPPMIKKCCADAVAKLVKPADVQLYEPVMELSLECPVNFAGLVTGDIQAREGKVKEIEGDGKTHFLKADVPLRKIFGYATGVRSISKGTALYSMKLLGYRPATV, encoded by the coding sequence ATGAAACAGCCGATTCGAAATATTGCCATTTTGGCCCACGTTGATGCGGGCAAGACGACACTTTCTGAGAGAATCCTTTTCGCGGCGGGCGAGATTCACCGCCCGGGGCGCGTGGAAGATGGCTTAGCCACGATGGACTACATGCCCGAAGAAAAGGAACGCGGCATCACGATTGAAAGTGGCGTGGCGCATTTCGAATGGAAAAATACATGGTTCAATTTTATCGATACGCCGGGGCATGTCGACTTTGGTGCCGAAGTCGATATGGCACTTACGGCTGTGGAAGGCGCTGTGCTTGTGGTGAGTGCCGCAAGTGGCGTTGAGACGCAGACGCTTGCATCGTTTCGCAAGTTGCGCGAGTCCCGCGTGCGTACAATTTTATTTGTAAACAAGCTTGATAATCCCGATTATTCGCTTGATGAAACGCTCATCAACATTGAAGAAACGCTTGGCGTGCGCCCGGTGCTCATGTCTGTGCCACAGTTTAAAAATGGCAAGATGTGCGCGATGCTCGATGTGCTGAGCCAGAGCCGCTTGGTGCATTCGGAATCGGGTGCGGAAGTTCTCGATGACGGTTGGGAATCGGATGCGGGTGCGGCGGAAGAGCGTGCGCTTTTAAAAAAGTATTACGACGAGGCTGTGGAATTTGCAAGCAATTTTGACGATGAGATTTTGTCACTTGCGCTTGACAATAAACCGGTGCCGCCGAAGATGCTTTTGCGTGGGCTCAAAGCTCTTGCGGCTAGCGATGAGTACGTGATTTGCTATGCGGGTTCTGCACTGGAAGGCTTTGGCATTCGCAGCCTTGTGACGGCGCTTTCGTTCTTTTTGCCGGAAGTCCCGACGTTTGGAGAAAATGAGCTTGGGCAAGTTGTGCGCTTGAGACATTTCCGTGGCGTGGGCGAAATTTCGCTGTTCCGCAGTCATGTGGATTTGTTGCGTCGCGATTGGCCGGCGGGTTTTGAATTTTCACGGCTCAAAGCGAATATGCTTTTGCCGGTTGATGAAATCCGTTCGGGCGATATTTATGCGATGGTCTCGCCGTTTGAGACGGAACTTGGGCAGGTGATTTATTTAGACGGTTGTGGAATGTGCGGCGAGAGCGCGGGACGAGATGCGGCGGGAACGTCATTGCGAGCTGAAGGCAAAGCAATCTCTAACGCTGTTGGAAGTGCCGCGCCGAATGGGAATGCAGCGCCGTCGATCAGCGAAAATTATTTGCCGTTGTTGCAGACTCGTGTGGAGTGCGTACGTACGGATGATTATGCCCACGTGGAACGCTGCCTCTCGGTACTTGCACGAATGGATCCGAGTTTCCGCGTGCAAAAGGATGATGGTGGATTCTGGTATTTGCATACCGTGGGCGAAGTGCAGCTCGATGTTTTGCTTGCCCGCCTCAAGCGTGAATTTGGTTGCGAAGTGCGTGCCGGTAGCCCCGAAGTGCGTTGGCAAGAACGCTTGTGCCGTGCAGTCGGGCCTGCCGAAAACACATTCCAGATTGGTCCGCATAAAATGTCCATTAGTATTTCGGCATCTCCGCTAGAAGGTGATGCGCATGACATTCGCCTGTCTGCTGAATTTATGGAAAAGGCTCCGCTTGAAATTTTGGCAGGCGTGCGCTCGGCGCTTTTGGAATCGACTGAAGTCGGCGTGCTCGGCAAGGGCCCGCTTGTGGGCGTGCGTTTTGAAGTCCATCGCTTTGATTGGACGGAAGGGGCGCTCCCGCCGATGATCAAGAAGTGCTGTGCTGATGCGGTGGCAAAACTTGTGAAACCTGCGGATGTGCAGTTGTATGAACCTGTGATGGAACTTTCGCTTGAATGCCCGGTGAATTTTGCAGGGCTTGTGACGGGCGATATCCAGGCGCGTGAAGGCAAGGTGAAGGAAATCGAAGGCGATGGCAAAACGCACTTTTTAAAAGCTGACGTGCCGCTTCGAAAAATTTTCGGATATGCTACAGGCGTTCGCAGCATCAGCAAGGGCACTGCGCTTTACAGCATGAAATTGCTCGGGTATAGACCGGCGACGGTTTGA
- a CDS encoding DUF58 domain-containing protein: protein MADKELLDKEVLKTVSRIELSVRGTLDTVMTGAYHSSFKGNGMEFSEVREYMPGDDVRTIDWNVTARTGTPYVKKFIEEREMTMLLMVDASSSSEFGSGKQMKGEVMATLTALLAFAAIKNNDKVGLLIYTDQVELFIPPEKGRKHVLRLIREILYFKPQHHGTNTQVALEYAGKILNRKAVVVVMSDFLDEGFENAFKILRKRHDVLAVSVVDPREMELPPAGLVELEDPETGETLLIDTGDAAFREAFAREAKRQGKATKELFQRMSIDFVRIETHDDFKETVAPLIEHFRRRAKAARL from the coding sequence ATGGCCGATAAAGAATTGCTTGATAAAGAAGTTTTAAAGACCGTAAGCCGCATTGAACTTTCTGTGCGCGGCACGCTCGACACCGTGATGACCGGAGCCTACCATAGCTCTTTCAAAGGGAACGGCATGGAATTCAGCGAAGTCCGCGAATACATGCCCGGCGATGACGTGCGTACGATTGACTGGAACGTGACGGCACGAACCGGCACGCCTTACGTCAAAAAATTCATCGAAGAACGCGAAATGACCATGCTCCTCATGGTCGACGCTTCCAGCAGCTCCGAATTCGGTTCCGGCAAGCAAATGAAAGGCGAAGTCATGGCAACGCTCACGGCTCTCCTCGCATTCGCCGCCATCAAGAACAACGACAAAGTCGGTCTCCTCATTTACACTGACCAAGTCGAACTTTTCATCCCGCCTGAGAAAGGCCGCAAGCACGTGCTTCGCCTCATCCGCGAAATTCTCTACTTCAAACCGCAGCACCACGGCACCAACACGCAGGTCGCCCTCGAATACGCCGGCAAGATTCTGAACCGCAAAGCCGTGGTCGTCGTAATGAGCGACTTCCTGGACGAAGGTTTCGAAAACGCATTCAAGATTCTCCGCAAGCGCCACGACGTTCTCGCCGTGTCCGTCGTCGATCCGCGCGAAATGGAACTTCCGCCCGCAGGTCTCGTAGAACTCGAAGACCCCGAAACCGGCGAAACGCTTTTGATCGATACCGGCGATGCCGCCTTCCGCGAAGCATTCGCCCGCGAAGCCAAACGTCAAGGCAAAGCAACCAAGGAACTCTTCCAGCGCATGTCGATTGACTTTGTCCGCATCGAGACACACGATGACTTCAAGGAAACGGTCGCCCCGCTCATCGAACACTTTAGGCGTAGGGCGAAAGCCGCCCGACTCTAA
- a CDS encoding HD domain-containing protein, with translation MDTSVLDKAIVFAVKAHAGTGRRGKGFPYIVHPMEAVEIVATMTDDQELMAAAALHDTVEDTSVTLDDISREFGPRVAKLVEEESDVFMEGVSESDSWHSRKQAAIDRLARASRDAKIVALGDKLSNARIIYRDFVQKGDELWKIFHVTDIKEHEWHYRGLAASLKELEGTFAYAEFTDLIEKIFGGRK, from the coding sequence GTGGATACTTCTGTTCTTGACAAGGCAATTGTTTTTGCGGTCAAGGCGCATGCCGGTACGGGTCGCCGTGGGAAAGGCTTCCCGTATATTGTCCACCCGATGGAGGCTGTGGAAATTGTAGCGACCATGACAGATGACCAGGAATTGATGGCGGCTGCGGCTTTGCACGATACCGTTGAAGATACGTCCGTTACGTTGGATGATATCAGCCGTGAGTTTGGGCCGCGCGTGGCGAAACTTGTGGAAGAAGAATCGGATGTGTTCATGGAAGGCGTGAGTGAATCGGATTCTTGGCATTCCCGCAAGCAGGCGGCGATTGACCGCTTGGCACGAGCCAGTCGCGATGCAAAGATTGTGGCGCTTGGCGATAAGCTCAGCAATGCAAGAATTATTTACCGTGATTTTGTCCAAAAAGGCGATGAACTCTGGAAAATTTTCCACGTGACCGATATAAAGGAACATGAATGGCATTATCGCGGATTGGCGGCGTCGTTGAAAGAACTTGAAGGAACTTTCGCGTATGCAGAATTTACGGATTTGATTGAAAAGATATTTGGCGGTAGAAAGTAA